The DNA region TTTTAACGGTGACGGAATTTCTGACCTTTGGGATCCGCCGGTGTCAGGGCAAGAGTGCCCCGATAATATCCGCCCCTTAGCGGTTTGCAGTAATAGCGGAGTGCCTTGCACCACTAATGCTATTTGCGGACCGGGTGGATCTTGCCAAAATATTAGCGTTGATTACTGCGCGGTCGCCCCAATTGTTAGCCGCATTAGCATTGCCGGAGAAATTGATTTTGGCGCGAGCAAACAAGTGCAAATTAGTGAAGCTGGTTCAGTGAGTTTAGAATTTAATACCCAAGTTGACGCTAACCAAGAGCCAATTGCCGCTTACCGTATTGATTGGGGGGACGGGCGTACAATTTCAGTTTCCGGTTTAAAGAGTATCCAAGACCGATCCAATCAAGATGAGCCGATTAAACTTTCGCACTCATACAATTACTTTGACATTTTAGCTCGTTCAGCGAGCAGCCAATCAATCTATTGCGCCGGCGACTCACACCCGACACTAGGCACCGTGCCGGCAAACACTTGCTATATTCAACCGCGGATTCAAGTGATTGATAATTGGGGTTGGTGTAACGCTAATATTGATCATCGGGAAAACGTACCGACGAGCGGCCAGCCGATTGATGTTCAAACCGGGGGACTTACAAATACTTGGGGCTACTACGGTACCGCGTGCCAAGGCGGATTGAACTCCTTCCAATCCTACAACGGCACAATAATTGTAACGCGTAATTAACCCCGTTAGAGATAACATTATTTATGTATTATACATACGTTCTACAAAGCAAAGGAGATCAAGCATGGTACACCGGCGCCACTAATAATTTAAAAAAGCGTTTCAAGGAACATAATGGCAATCAAGTGGCATCAACTAAAGGCCGCCGCCTTTTTATGTTGATTTACTATGAGTCATGTCTTGATTGTGGAGATGCTTTTGCAAGAGAAAAATATCTTAAGACTGGCATGGGAAAACGATACTTAAAAAACAGATTAAAACGCTTTTTAGCTCTAATGGGGTAAATATGGCAGACGAAAAGCAAAATCAAAGGTTGACTGGACCGCAATTCTC from Candidatus Buchananbacteria bacterium CG10_big_fil_rev_8_21_14_0_10_42_9 includes:
- a CDS encoding excinuclease ABC subunit C, encoding MYYTYVLQSKGDQAWYTGATNNLKKRFKEHNGNQVASTKGRRLFMLIYYESCLDCGDAFAREKYLKTGMGKRYLKNRLKRFLALMG